The Gemmatimonadaceae bacterium genome includes a region encoding these proteins:
- a CDS encoding SDR family oxidoreductase, which translates to MILVVGATGALGSEICRLLTTRNRSVRALVRPTADHSRVEQLRTLGVALVQGDLKDRASLDEACRGAEAVISTATTTTSRQPGDSIPSVDQDGQLELVEAARAAGVRRFVYVSYSGHFDLECPLTTAKRKVEQSLAQSGMTYTVLRPSFFMEMWLSPALGFDPQNARAQLFGSGEAKISFVSAKDVARFAVDCLDNPAAHNATIELGGPEALSPREVVRRFEQAGGRAFTVDTVPEAALEAQLAGATDPLQQSFTALMIGYARGDAIDMTDTLTRFGEHLTSVDEFARQTTDAPA; encoded by the coding sequence GACTGGCGCGTTGGGCAGCGAGATTTGCCGGCTCCTCACGACCCGCAACCGATCCGTGCGCGCCCTCGTGCGGCCAACGGCGGACCACTCACGAGTTGAGCAACTGCGAACGCTTGGTGTCGCGCTCGTTCAAGGGGACTTGAAGGACCGCGCCTCACTCGATGAGGCATGTCGTGGCGCAGAAGCCGTCATCTCGACCGCGACCACGACGACGTCGAGGCAGCCGGGAGATTCGATCCCGTCGGTCGATCAGGACGGCCAGCTCGAGCTCGTGGAGGCGGCACGCGCGGCCGGCGTACGACGGTTCGTCTATGTCTCCTACTCGGGTCACTTTGACTTGGAGTGCCCCCTGACAACGGCGAAGCGGAAGGTCGAGCAAAGTCTCGCGCAGAGTGGAATGACGTATACCGTTCTTCGCCCCAGCTTCTTCATGGAAATGTGGCTGAGTCCCGCGCTCGGTTTCGATCCACAGAACGCGCGCGCGCAGCTCTTCGGCAGCGGCGAGGCGAAGATCAGCTTCGTGTCGGCGAAGGATGTCGCGCGCTTCGCGGTCGATTGTCTCGATAACCCTGCCGCACACAATGCGACGATCGAGCTTGGCGGACCGGAGGCACTGAGTCCACGCGAAGTCGTGCGCCGATTCGAACAGGCTGGCGGACGCGCATTCACGGTCGACACCGTGCCCGAAGCAGCGCTCGAAGCACAACTCGCTGGAGCGACGGATCCGTTACAGCAGTCGTTTACGGCTCTGATGATCGGCTACGCTCGCGGCGACGCAATCGACATGACGGACACGCTGACGAGGTTTGGTGAGCACCTGACGTCAGTGGACGAATTCGCCCGTCAGACCACTGACGCACCCGCCTAA